A section of the Chelmon rostratus isolate fCheRos1 chromosome 16, fCheRos1.pri, whole genome shotgun sequence genome encodes:
- the LOC121620137 gene encoding lanosterol 14-alpha demethylase, which translates to MSMHLYEMSSKLLEDTVMKVNDNLTSVALAVSVITLFVGYISKSMLKQSADKDLLYPPHIPSSIPFLGHAIAFGKSPIEFLENAYEKYGPVFSFTMVGSTFTYLLGSEAATLMFNSKNEDLNAEDVYSRLTTPVFGKGVAYDVPNPIFLEQKKMLKTGLNIARFKEHVKIIEAETIEYFQRWGDSGERNLFEALSELIILTASSCLHGKEIRSMLNERVAQLYADLDGGFSHAAWLLPGWLPLPSFRKRDNAHREIKNIFFKVIQKRRQSGEKVDDILQTLIDATYKNGRPLNDNEIAGMLIGLLLAGQHTSSTTSAWMGFFLARDKALQERCYAEQRAACGEELPPLDFDQLKDLSLLERCLKETLRLRPPIMTMMRMARSPQTAAGYTIPVGHQVCVSPTVNHRLCDTWKERMEFNPDRYLNDNPAAGEKFAYVPFGAGRHRCIGENFAYVQIKTIWSTLLRMYDFDLVDGYFPTINYTTMIHTPHNPVIRYKRRKQ; encoded by the exons ATGTCGATGCATTTGTATGAAATGAGCAGCAAACTGCTCGAGGACACCGTCATGAAAGTGAACGACAACCTGACCTCCGTGGCTCTGGCGGTGTCTGTCATAACTCTGTTTGTGGGATACATCTCCAAGTCGATGCTCAAACAGTCAGCTGACAAGGATCTG CTATACCCACCTCACATACCCTCCAGCATCCCCTTCCTGGGTCATGCCATTGCATTTGGGAAAAGTCCCATTGAATTTCTTGAAAATGCTTATGAAAAA TACGGCCCTGTGTTCAGTTTCACCATGGTGGGCAGTACATTCACCTACCTGCTGGGCAGCGAAGCGGCCACGCTGATGTTCAACAGCAAGAACGAAGACCTGAACGCAGAGGACGTCTACTCCAGACTGACCACTCCAGTGTTTGGCAAAGGTGTAGCCTATGATGTCCCGAACCCT ATATTTCTGGAGCAAAAGAAGATGTTGAAGACCGGACTGAACATTGCTCGTTTTAAGGAACACGTGAAAATCATCGAGGCAGAGACCATAGAGTATTTTCAGAGATGGGGAGACAGCGGGGAGAGAA ACTTGTTTGAGGCTCTCTCTGAGCTGATCATCCTGACGGCCAGCAGCTGCCTGCACGGGAAGGAGATCCGCAGCATGCTGAATGAGCGAGTGGCCCAGCTGTATGCCGACCTGGACGGAGGATTCAGTCACGCTGCCTGGCTCCTGCCCGGCTGGCTGCCCCTGCCCAGCTTCAG GAAAAGGGACAACGCTCACAGAGAGATCAAGAACATCTTCTTCAAGGTGATTCAGAAGCGTAGGCAGTCTGGAGAGAAAGTGGACGACATCTTGCAGACCCTCATCGATGCCACCTACAA AAACGGACGACCCCTGAACGATAATGAGATTGCGGGCATGCTGATTGGTCTCCTGCTGGCGGGTCAGCACACGTCCTCCACCACCAGCGCCTGGATGGGGTTCTTCCTGGCCAGAGACAAAGCTCTGCAGGAGCGCTGCTACGCCGAGCAGAGGGCTGCGTGCGGAGAAGAGCTGCCCCCACTCGACTTCGATCAG CTGAAAGATCTCAGCCTGTTGGAGCGCTGCTTGAAGGAGACCCTGCGTCTCCGCCCGCCCATCATGACCATGATGAGGATGGCTCGCTCTCCTCAG ACTGCGGCAGGATACACCATCCCTGTGGGCCACCAGGTCTGCGTCTCCCCGACTGTCAACCACCGTCTCTGCGACACCTGGAAGGAAAGGATGGAGTTCAACCCTGACCGCTACCTCAACGACAACCCTGCTGCAGGGGAGAAGTTTGCCTATGTCCCGTTTGGAGCTG GCCGCCACCGCTGCATCGGGGAGAACTTTGCCTACGTCCAGATCAAAACTATCTGGTCCACTTTACTGCGCATGTACGACTTTGACCTGGTGGACGGGTATTTCCCCACAATCAACTACACCACAATGATCCACACCCCTCACAACCCCGTCATCAGAtacaagaggagaaaacagtga